From a region of the Bacteroidales bacterium genome:
- a CDS encoding HU family DNA-binding protein: MSIKYKTTARKNLQKPTDPARYYAIATATGKTDIDKLSRLIANTSTVSRTDVYAVIMGLLETVADELADGNTVSLGKLGTFTVNLKSDSAETA, from the coding sequence ATGAGCATTAAATACAAAACCACAGCACGCAAAAACCTGCAAAAGCCCACCGACCCGGCGAGGTATTATGCCATTGCCACCGCAACGGGCAAGACCGACATTGACAAGCTCTCGCGGCTGATTGCCAACACCAGCACCGTGAGCCGCACCGATGTGTATGCCGTAATCATGGGATTGCTCGAAACCGTGGCCGATGAGCTGGCCGACGGCAACACCGTGAGCCTAGGCAAGCTCGGAACCTTCACCGTAAACCTGAAAAGCGACAGCGCCGAAACCGC